A stretch of DNA from Clostridia bacterium:
TCAGTATTTTTTTATGGACGACAGCATTTTTTATATTTTTTTCCACTACCGCAAGGGCAAGGGTCATTCATACCAATTTTATTTGCATGTTTTGGTTGTTGGGCTTGTCCAAGTGCGACATAATCAGTAGTAGCGCAAGAAGGTACTCTAAATGAAAAAATAGTCTTTCCACCAAAGTTTGAAACAGAAAAATCTCCCATATTCATAACATCCATACCAATTAGTAAATCAGCAGACGAAATAGTCCCTTCAGTTACTCTAAGCCTTTGTATACATATTTTGTTCGGCAACCACAAATCAATTACATAGGTGTTAACATTACAATCTCCATTAGCTGTACATACTCTTGCCATACCTGTAGGGAGTAAATTTAACTGCTGGACTATCCTATTTGTAATTACTGTACCAGATGCACCTGTATCCCAAATCGCATTATACTGATTTATATTCGTTGGGTTTTGAATAGGGTCAGATACTCCTACTTGGTTTATCAATACATTTGCTAAACCATTTGAATAAGTGGTGAAAGATGAAGTTTGCATAATTTACCTACCTTATCAGTTAATGTACAAAATGCACTCGTGAGTGATAAGATTGTGTATAACTCTCTTCATTAGCTTGACATTTTTGAACAAGGAAAGTTCCTAATTCTTCTGTTTTCTTTGTTTCAATTATCGCGTCATCTATAGTCTCATAAGCATTTAGTACTTGTCCGTTCTTTATAACAATATATTTGTCCTCATACTTTTTAATTAGTTCATCCAAATTCTTAATATAATACTGGAACTCTTTTTCTAAAGACAGTTTTTGGTTTTCCATGTAAATACCTCCTCCTAATTATATCCTATTCAATATAAAGCATATTGTCAATACATATAATGAAAAGTACCTTTAAATAAGATATCGACTATTATCATTTAAAGTATTATATGTTATGAAAAGTATTTCATTCATTGTACTAAGAACACCTAAAAAATTCCTCTAGCTAATTGATGAGAAAGAGCTATCTTGTAGTAAGTATATATATTATATTTATAGTACATTATATGGTATAATTACCCATATAGTGCTATTGCCAACCAACGTTATGGGAACGTCGGCTAACAATCCATTCACGGACATTTTTGCTGTAGGTTCGGCTTTGGGGTAAACGTCGTGAATGGAAAGACGTTAGCCGACATTTCCCTCCCATGTATTCCCCGCAGACTCCACATAATATTAGGGCATGGCGTTGGAGTTTTTATTTTTTATGGTTTTTAACAATAAAAAAGACCTTCAACTAAGAAGGTCTTAAAATATAAAAGACCTGATGCTTTTTCAGCTTAGGTCTTCTTTTTATATGGATGAATAACTTTACGTAGCTCATCCACAAAATACTATATTTAAGTCATCTTTTCGATAACTTCAATATAATATTACCTTTATCTTAACCGGATGTCAAGCAATTATGTAATTATTTTTAAACCAAATCGTTCTTTTAGGTTACAATTTCCATTATAAAGTTTAGAATCTATTAAGTCAAATACATTAGGTTTTTTCTGCTTTTTAATATCATAATTATAACTACACGCTCTATTTAATGGATTAGGAATAAAATCTGCAATTTGTAATCCTACATTATCATCCTGTTTCATGGAAAAGTTAATTGTAGTCAGTCTTTTTTGAAAAATAATCTTGTTAAAAAATAATGTCCCATTGGCTACAATAGTATGATAATGACTAGCAAGTCTAGTATCATCTGTAGGAGTTCTTGATTCAATATATATTATGCCTTTACCCTCATTATGTTCCAAGAAATGGACAAAGTTTTCTAAAATAATCTGAAGAGCAACAAAATAATCATTGTTTGCATATTTCTCACAATATAGTTTTTTATATTCTACAGGATTAATTCCAACTCCTATCGTAGTTATATTGCAACTATCAATAATATTTCTTAACCCATTCCAGAATCCCTTTTTCTTTTCAAAATCTTTCAGTATATCATATGGAGGTTTTTCGGGATCTCTTATCTCCGATTCGTGCAATACTACAGTAGTATTATTGAAAATTACATTTTTTAGACTATTTACTAATGGAATCATCTTTTGAACATATTCATTTTCCTCTATTATATAGCCACCGAGACAAAAATATTGCAGATTGCCTGATGGCTTTGATTCATCTAAAAATAAATAATAATTACTCATATACAATTCCCCCCTACAAAGCACTTCCTAAATTTTACCACAATTTGACACAATATAAAATGTTTTGTAGGTTTTTAATTTGTTATGTTTATGCCGCATTATATGGTATAATTATCCATATGGCGCCATTCCTAACCAACGTCAAGGGAAACGTCGGCTAACAATGCACTCACGTGGCATTTGCATAAGGGATGCGGTAAGTTAAATAATAGGTTTCCTTAATAATGGTTGGTTTTACATCCCTTCACCGGGTGTCACCACCGCCAAGGTGGGAAAGGCTCTGGTGTCCGGTTCAGGGACGTCGTGAGTGCGGAGACGTTAGCTGACAGATAATGCAGATTGACTTATGCAAGAAGTAATACTCTCATATTGCGTAAAGGTTTATTTAAAAAAAGTTATTGGGATAAACTATCTTTCTTAAAACAGCATTATTTAACTATTGAATAAAACAATTAATATAACTCTTGTTTAGACTAATAATCTTATTTAGTATTGTCTACCAGTAGAATCATACAAAGTAGATATTAGGTAGGAGGTCAAAATTGAAGAAGCATGCTATAGATTTCTTATTATCAGGTAAAGTTATTATAACTACTTTTGTAGTAGCCTTATGCCTATATACATGGATTTATATATCATATAACCAACCAGAGCATATTGAATATAAGTACAATGGAATAAAATATCAGGCTGGCAATCCGCAAAATGTAGAAACAATTAATATCGAAATCAAAGGGAAATATGTAAAAGAATTATTTGTGAAAGAAGTAGAATTTTTCGGTACTATAAAGGTAGGAGAAAAAGTGTTTTCTTGCAACCCAATAAAATTTAATAGAGACAAAATGGGTGAATTGAAGTCCTACGGAACTATATATGTAAGTGATGAGTTTGAAAAATTAACCATTGAGATTCTTGAACCAACGCATAATGGTGGCTATAGTTTCAGTCTTAGAAAGGGTTGGTTAATTTCAGCACCTTGCAATAGTAGGAAGGAAGCCATTGAAATCTCAAATGCTCTTATGAAAAGGCTATACAAAGGGTTAGTAATAGAGTAATGTGATTCATTTCTTTTTATAAGGTGCAATCTCCTATGCGGAGTTTGTGAGAGATTTGAACTCAAGAGAGGCAATATTAACATAAGCGACACATGACAGGTCCCGAGTACCGGCAGCGGTATACAAAGGTTATTAAGCTAGGCGTTGCGGGACATTATCCATTAGCTAACAATGTACTCACGTGGCATTTTTATAAGGGATACGGAATGCTAATTAATAGGTTTCCTTATTAAAGTTTCGATTTACATCCCTTCACCGGGTGTCACCACCGCCAGGAGGACAGGCTCTGTGGGTCCGGTTCAGGGACGTCGTGAGTGCGGGACCGTTATACGAAATCGCAGGAGGAAAGAAGGTAAAAAGTGTGGAAGTAACTTGTGATAATAGGAACATACCCTTGTCAATACAACGTACGGTTAGGCAACGTTGTGGCTTTGGTTGTGTTATTTGCGGATTCCCTCTTTATGAATATGATCATATAAAAGGGTGGGCTAATGTACACGAACATGTTGCAGAAGATATAACTCTTTTATGCGATTTACACCATCGCGAGGCTACATCTGGCCTTCTACCAAGAGATAAGATTATTGAAGCAAATAAAGCACCTCACAACTTACAAAGTGGTATAAGTAAACCATTACAACTTCATTTTGAAGGAGACTCTTGTGAAGTTCATATTGGTGGTAATTACTTTACAACTAAAATGTCTGGAGATTATACGGAATCAATACCTATCATAGTAGATGGCATCCCTTTGATTGCTTTTATCTTACAGGATGGTCATTTATTATTAAATGTAAACTTATTCGATGAGTATAACCAGCTAGTATTACGTATTGTTAACAATCAGCTGTTTTATTCAATTAGTCCATGGGATATTAAAATTGTTGGAAAGACACTTACAATTCGTGAGAAGGCAAGAAAAATGCTGATTAGGATGACTTATGAGCCACCAAATAAAGTAGTTATAGATAAAGGACGTTTCCTATGTAACGGGGTCGAAATATTAGTAGATAGTGATCAAATCTTAGTAACAAATAATAACACTTTAATTAGTGGCTGCTCTTCAACTAATTGCCACGGAGGTTTGATAATCGGACCTACTTCTAATCCGATTGGCGGCTTTATGTCCCTTCAAGGTATTAGTCGGTATCTTGGTGACTCTAAAGCATCACTAGCTTGGGCTAAATCAATAAAAGAAGAGTTTTAGACTCGCGACTTCGTATAACAAAGCACTCACGCTGCGGCACGTAAGGAAAGGGCAAGGAGCATGCGTGCCTTGGGTTGCCGATGCCATTGCTCTGGAGTAAAGGCAGCAACCACACCCCTTCACTGGGAGCGGAGCTCCGCCAGGAGGCAGGGTTTTGCGGGTCCGGTTCAGGGACGTCGTGAGTGCGAAACCGCTAGATGACATTGTTTGCTAAGTTGGAGTTATTATAAAGCGTGATTCTTGTTATTTAAGTAATTTAATAGGGAGGAAATGTAATATGAAATTTGTACATTTGATTAAATTGCTATCAAAAATTATTTATGATCCAAGAGGTGCTTTTACTAGTGAAAGTTTCGAGACATATAGTGTCAAGCTTCTAAATGTTTTATATTACCTATTTTTTACTTTTACAGGGGGATTAAGTGTATTTTTGCTTTACTATGGACCAACGAGAGGATATAACTTAGCACTGTTGATAAGATGCCTTATAATGATGTTGATTTATTCTTTCATAGTAAAAAAAATCACAGTGGTATTTTACTATTTTATACTAAATATAAAAAACGAAAGCAATTTGTCATTTAAACAAACAGAAGTAGTATTACTTCCGATTATATTCTTATTTTGGTTTATCAATTATTCTGGTGGATTATTACTTAGTGGAATTCCAATTACAAAGATAATCTTGGGATTTGTTCCGTTTCTATGGTTTAATTATATGATTTTTTTACTTTTAAGATATAAACTTAGGCAAAGTAATATTAAAAGTATATTGTTATCCATTATACCTGTGATATTATATACAACATCTATTTTTGTTAATAGATTACATTAAGAAGTTAATTATTCAATATTTGATTATAGAAAATGGCAAACAACATCATCTAACAATGCGCTCACGCTGCGGCACGGCGGGTATGAGCAAGGAGTATGCGTGCCTTGGGTTGCCGGATGTATTTACTATGGAGCAGGAGCAGGGCAACCACACCCCTTCACCGGGTGCAAGCACCGCCAGTGGATTAGAGCTCTGTGGGTCCGGCTCAGTGGTGTCGTGAGTGCGAAACCGTCAGATGACACTTAATGCAGAATGATTTACGTAATAAGTACCATTTTTATATTGCATATCAGTAATATATTACGAACTAAACATTATTTATATAATATACAGGAGGTACTATATGATTATACGGCAAGAACAACCGACTGATTATGATGAAGTCTATGAACTTGTTAAAATATCATTTGCCACATCTACTAATGAGGGTGAGTGGGACTATTTGAATGAAGTACGAAAAAAAGATACCTTTATTCCTGAACTTTCATTGGTTGCAGAGAATGAAGATAGAAAACTAATTGGTCAAATCGTTTTATATAAAACAAGCATTACTACATCTGATAATGTTTATACTGAACTCTTACTATCTCCTATAAGTGTTCATCCCGATTTTTTTCGCAGGGGAATTGCTCGCGCAATGATGATGGAAGCTTTTCAAATTGCAAAAAGTATGAGATATACATCTGTATTCCTTTGTGGTGAACCAGACTTTTATCATAAGTTTGGGTTTAAGCCGTCTTACGAATATGGGATATTCCATATTGCTGATAAAACAAAAAATGCCGAATGGTGTATGGCTCTTGAATTGACACTTGGCGCTTTATCAGGTAAAACTGGAACTATCAACATACAATAATGTATAGTATAAGCATAATACTAAGTTAAATTACTTCACTATTTTTATATAATGCGTAACTTGAACTTAAGATTTAAGGGCGCGACATCCTGTCGCACTCTGAATTACGGGGCTTTCGACGGCGTATAACAAGGCTTCTGCACAAGGGGCTCGGGGGTCATATCCATGAAGTATCCCTAATGGGTTATTCATGAAGAAGGGCTTGCCCACAGCTTCCAAGCTAAGCGCAGTCGCGCCCGGCAACCGGGAAACCAAGATAAGAGCTATCTAAGTTCTCCGGTTGCCTTAAGCCTGAAAGCCGTCGCAGAAGCAAACCGTTATACGGAAGATGGTGCGGATTGGTTTATGTAAGAAGTACTATTTTAAAATGGGGGTATAAAGTTATGAGTGAAACTTTATGGAATGAACAACTAGAATTTTTACGAGCCATTCGCACTGGTTGGTGTAATAATGATTACATTGAATTCTTGGTTGAAAGAGTTTGGAAAATAAATAAGGCAGTCAACATAATAGATTTTGGATGTGGCTTTGGATATGTCGGATTGTTATTGCTACCGATATTGCCTAGCGGAAGTACATATACGGGTATTGATATTAGTGAAATTCTTTTAGAAGAAGCAAAGAATATTTTTGCAGATTCAGGATACTCGGCAAGATTTATTAAAGCAGACCTAAATGAGTATGAACCCAAGGAAAACTATGATATTGCTATATCACAAGCAGTTTTAAGGCATATACCTAATGCAAAGAACATCCTAGAAAAAATGATACAATCTGTTGTAAATGGTGGTTTAGTAATCTGTATGGAGGGAGATTTAGAAATAGAAAAGGCAGGGCAATATTTCAATGGCTTTGATTATACAGATCTTAATATGCCATATTTGCATCGGAAAATTTATAAAAAAGAATTGGAAAATGGAGGGAGGGATTATAGGTTTGGCATTAAAGCTCCTATATATATGCAAGAATTAGGTTTGCATAATGTTGGAGTTAGAATGAATGATAGTGTTAAATTTGTTAACCCATATGGAGTTAAGGATGAACATACCAAACAATATAACGCAATGACTAAAGCTTGGGGATGGAATAAGCATTTATCAGAGGATGATAGAGTAGAGTATATTAATGAACTTATAGAAAGAGGCTTAAGTAAGCAGGAAGCAGAAATGTATGTAAATGGTGAAATAAAAATTAGTGAATACGTAGTGAAACACAAGGATAGAGCTTACATAATTCAAGCACCATGTACACTCATATCATATGGAACAAAATAAGTCCAGTTATGTGCAAACTCCTACGCGGAGTTTGTGAGATTTAAACCCAAGAGAGACAATATTTATATAACCGGCACATGTCAGGTCTCGGATACCGGAAGCAGTATATGAATATAATGGCAAGGCTCTGCGGGGCACCATACATCAGATAAACCAGCTAATCACAGTCAAGTGATTTAGTAAAATAAATTTATCCTAGTAAAAGTTGCAATAGCAAAGCTAGCCTATTCAAGAATAGGCCTTGAACTAATAACATCAGTCTATGCTACTCGGCTTTAAACTCGGTTTGAGTACTTAGCATTCCGAAAATAATCCTTAGAAGCTTGTTGCAGGTGGCAACCAGTGCAACTTTAGGAGGCTTCCCTACATTTACTTTATTGGTATAATATTCATAAAGCACAGAGTTACATGGTCCCTTTGGCCGCTTTCTAACAGCGGCTGAGGCAGCCTGAAATAAAGCCTTCCTTAAGTAGGGAGTACCCCTTTTGGATATCTTGGTATTCTTCGCTCTGAAGTTACCAGACTGATAAACAGAAGGATCTAGTCCTGCATAAGCAACTAATTGCTTAGCAGTTTCAAAGTTACTAATGTCACCAATCTCTCCAAGAATGGTGGCTGCTGTTACTTCTCCTACCCCTGGGATGGATAGTAGGAGCTGGAAGTCAGGAGAGAGCTTAGCCCATTCATTGATTTGAGCCCGTATATCAATCAGGATTTCTTTGTGGGTCAGCAATGACTTTATATAGCTTTGCAGAACCCGGATATTGGACTGTTGGGCACCATCATAGGATAAGCTTTCTCTTGCAGCAGCAATAAGCATGTCCACCTTTTGGTTACACCAATCATTGGAGTGTCTAGATAGTTTAATTAGGTTAAATAGCTCTTCACGTTTGGCAGAAAGAACAGCCGCAGGTGAAGGGAAAGAGGAGATAACTCTTAGTGATGTCGGATTGCATAAATGATCAAACACAGTATCGTATTTAGGAAACACGAGGGTGAGCAAGCTTCTGAACTTTAACTGGGTTTCAGTATTCAATGCATTAAATCCATCCCACTGTCTGCAAAGGCTTCGAAGTTCTTGCACATCATGCTTTTGTTCCTTGAAGGGCATTAAGTCGTTAGTATAGTAGACCTGTGCAATACGGAAAGTATCAATAGGGTCAGTCTTAATCTTACGAATTGACTTACGCTTCTGCAAACTTGTTTGTAGAGGATTCAGCACATAGACAGAATAACCAAGGTTCACAAAATACTGTGTGACAGGTTTGTAGAAGTTTCCTGTTGCCTCTAAGACAACATCAGGTATACTGCTAGTACTGTTTTGAAGATCCTTAAGACAGCAAAGAGCAGATTTCATTCCCTCGGGAGTATGGGAGAAATCAAAAGGTTTTGTATAAGGTTTGTTGTAAGAGAGAAAGCCGGTAGCAAAGCTGGATGATTTAGATACATCAATACACAAAGCAGGATTGTTCATATAATACCTCCTTACTTTCTGGGTCTCCTCATCTGACGACCCTCAACAGGTTCGTACGGTGATGCGTGCTATAAGCACAACCAGCTCAATCGAGGTATGAGTGTCAGCAAGGTTAAAACAGTTTATGCGACGGGATCAAAGTCCCAACAAAGCCCACGTTTTTCACCCAGATTATATACTTTAAGCATACAAGAAAATGAAAAATGTTCATACCCAGATAAGCTGGTTATGAACCTAGTATACGAACAATGCCCTCACGCTGCGGCACGGCAGGTTGAAGCAAGGAGCAAGCGTGCCTTGGGTTGCCGGATGTAATTGCTTTGAAGAGGGAGCAGGGCAACCACACACACTTCACCGGGAGTGCAACTCCGCCGAGAGGACAGGCTCTAGGGTCCGGTTCAGGGACGTCGTGAGTGCGGAACCGTTAGGTGAAATGTGGTGTGGGTGCCCGCCATCCGTGGCGGGATTATATCGAGATTAGAAATATTGAGGTGCGTATGCATAAAGATGTGGATTTCCATATTCCTAAAAGCTTAGTTTTGGCGCAAGAACTCCAGAAGGGAAGAGATTATTATAACTCACGAAACCTGTATAATGATTTTTTTATTAATAATCAAAACCACTATTTGAGGTTTAAAGCTTTATTTGAAGTTGCTGATAATTGGTTTCATGAGAAAAAGTACGCAAATGCAGAAATATCATTTAGTGAGTTCATCAATTACTGTGACAAACAGCAAAACTTGACAGAACAGGAGAAAGAATGGATTAAATACTATAGACAGTTAGCCTTAAGTAGGATAAAAGAGATAAGTAAGGTTATAAGAAAGTGAATTGATGATTAATCTTTACTTTTATTATGGTAGTGATTTTAGTTTATTATGAGCAAATAGATAATATAAAGATAGTCTGTAAGTGTATATTATGGTAACTGCCATCCGTGGCAGTTTCTGAAGCTAGGGACACCAGACTCCACCTAACAACATGTTTGCGCTACGGGTTGGGGAGCAGAGGCAAGGGGTAAGCCAACCACCATCCCGAACCTAACATAAGAGCTATGTAAGATTCGAAATAGTCGCAAACACCGGGACGTTATCTGACAGGTGATGTAGGTGGAGTAGAAGAAATATATTTGCTTTTTTTAAGCATAAGATATATTGCATATAATTTAATGAACTAAGAGGGGTGATTGTTTGTGGGTTTTGGATATACTTTTGCAGCGTTAATACCTTATTTGATAACATTGGGTATTTCTATTTATGCGTTTGTACTTTTCGTTAAGCTTGCTAAGAGAGGAATTAAGGCACTTGATATATACATAGAAGAAAAAACTAAAAAAGATCTTTAATACGACTATTTCATATTATATAGATAGTAAAAGTATAATTTGGTGCGCTAGTATTGAGCGGGATAAAGGGAGAAAAGCAAACAGAGAAAGTATATTGATAAAGTGTTGTTCTGCAAGGTACAAACTCCTATGCGGAGTTTGGTAGAGATTTAAACCCGAAAGGGACAATACTTACAGAAGCGATTCAAGTAAGGTTCCGGATACCGTCAGCGGTATATTAAGATACTTAAGCAAGTCGTTGGGGACATCACCCATCAGATAACAAAGCGCTCACGCAGCGGCACGGCGGGATGTGCAGGAAGCGTGCGTGCCTTGGATTGCCGGACGCATTTGCTATGGAGCAGGAGCAGGGCAACCACATCCCTTCACCGGGAGCGAAGCTCCTCAAGGGAGACAGGCTCTGCCGGTCCGGTTCAGGGACGTCGTGAGTGCGGAACCGTTAAATGAAATTGGTCGCAAAGGCCGCCACATCGTGTGGCAGGTTGAGAGGTAAAGGCTTTAAAGCCTTCATTATAGAGTAACAGTATTAATCAGCAAGTATAATGTTAATATATCCCATGAGAGTTTTAAATTGGAGGATAACGGAATTGGCTATAAGAAATGCGACAAAAGCAATTATTGTGCGTGATGGAAAAGTATTATTAAATAAGTGTAAAGGATATCATGGAGAACTCTATTATGATATGCCGGGCGGTGGTCAACAGCAATATGAAACTATGGAAGAAGCTGTAGTTAGAGAATGTTTAGAGGAAACAGGATATTTAGTTAAAGTTGTACGCTTTGCTGCACTTGCAGAGGAAATATATGATAATACGGAAATAAGGCATAAATATGCTGACTATTCACATCGGGTACACCATATTTTTATCGTCGAATTTGTTGATGGAATATTGCATGAACCTACAGAAATAGATTTTCAACAAGAAGAATGTCAATGGATTGATATAAAAGAGATATCTCAAATTGATTTAAGACCAAGGCAGATTAAAGAGAATTTTGTAAAAATAATATCTTCTACAGTTCCGCTATATTTAGGATCGATATACATGTACTAATCAACCGAATATTATGTTGCCAATGTGTGATTGAGAGTTTAATCTGCTTTGTTCACATAGAGCGGCGCTTATTGAAAGATTACAATGCTTTGAGGGGCCGACATCCGTGTCGGCCTCTGAACAAGCGGGACGACCAACTTCACTTAACAATGCACTCACTTGGATAGCACAAGGCACACCCCTTCACCGGGTGCAAGCACCGCCAGGGAGTAGGGCCTATGGGTCCGGTTCAGTGGTGTCGTGAGTGCTGGACGTTAAGCGACATTCGACGAGATTTTCCGGGCATTCATGCCCGGCTTATATGGAGAATCTAGTATGTCTGGAGGTAAATTCAATGGAAATTGATAATGAGATAATACAATCTGAGGATGATGTTTTTACTATGCTTGATACTCTTCTTCAAAGAAGAGACGGAGAGTGGTGGAATAAATTTTACTCTGACAGAAATAAACCAGTGCCATTCTTTATTGATGCGCCTGACGAGAACTTAGTATCTTACCAGAAAAAGGGTTTGCTTGAAAAATCAAAAGTTCTTGATATTGGGTGTGGAAATGGAAGAAATTCAATATATCTAGCTAAACATGGATTTGAGGTAGACGGAATAGATTTTTCAAGCACCTCAATTGAGTGGGCTAATCAAAAAGCTAATGAGAATTCTGTAAGTGTAAAATTCATTAACCAATCCTTCTTTGACTTTGAAGCATCATGCAATAGTTATGATTTCATCTATGATAGCGGTTGTTTACACCATGTAAAACCTCATCGAAGAAATCAATATATTAAAAGAATTGTAGATTTACTTAAGCCAGAAGGATATTTCGGACTTACGGCTTTCAATCTCAAAGGTGGGGCAAATATCTCAGACTATGATGTTTACAGAGATTTTTCTATGCATGGTGGAATTGGTTTCTCAGAACATAAGCTGAGAACTATACTTTGTCCTTATTTCGATATTATTGAGATCAGAGAAATGAAAGAAATTGATGACAATAGTCTGTTTGGCAAATCATTTTGCTGGGCAGTGTTGATGAAAAATAAGAAGTAAAGGTGAGGGACGGTTGGCGTCCGTGCCAACCACTGAAGCTATGGCCGTCGAACGTCGCCTAACAATATGTTTGCGCTATGGGTTACTAGCTGTAAGTCGAGTAGAAGGTTCAGTAACCATACCCCTTCATCGGGAGCGGAGCTCCGCCAAGGAGTAAGGCGTTGATGTCCGATTCAGGGATGTCGCAAACACGGAGA
This window harbors:
- a CDS encoding SEC-C metal-binding domain-containing protein, which encodes MQTSSFTTYSNGLANVLINQVGVSDPIQNPTNINQYNAIWDTGASGTVITNRIVQQLNLLPTGMARVCTANGDCNVNTYVIDLWLPNKICIQRLRVTEGTISSADLLIGMDVMNMGDFSVSNFGGKTIFSFRVPSCATTDYVALGQAQQPKHANKIGMNDPCPCGSGKKYKKCCRP
- a CDS encoding DUF5678 domain-containing protein; translation: MENQKLSLEKEFQYYIKNLDELIKKYEDKYIVIKNGQVLNAYETIDDAIIETKKTEELGTFLVQKCQANEESYTQSYHSRVHFVH
- a CDS encoding DUF3800 domain-containing protein; this encodes MSNYYLFLDESKPSGNLQYFCLGGYIIEENEYVQKMIPLVNSLKNVIFNNTTVVLHESEIRDPEKPPYDILKDFEKKKGFWNGLRNIIDSCNITTIGVGINPVEYKKLYCEKYANNDYFVALQIILENFVHFLEHNEGKGIIYIESRTPTDDTRLASHYHTIVANGTLFFNKIIFQKRLTTINFSMKQDDNVGLQIADFIPNPLNRACSYNYDIKKQKKPNVFDLIDSKLYNGNCNLKERFGLKIIT
- a CDS encoding HNH endonuclease signature motif containing protein; the encoded protein is MEVTCDNRNIPLSIQRTVRQRCGFGCVICGFPLYEYDHIKGWANVHEHVAEDITLLCDLHHREATSGLLPRDKIIEANKAPHNLQSGISKPLQLHFEGDSCEVHIGGNYFTTKMSGDYTESIPIIVDGIPLIAFILQDGHLLLNVNLFDEYNQLVLRIVNNQLFYSISPWDIKIVGKTLTIREKARKMLIRMTYEPPNKVVIDKGRFLCNGVEILVDSDQILVTNNNTLISGCSSTNCHGGLIIGPTSNPIGGFMSLQGISRYLGDSKASLAWAKSIKEEF
- a CDS encoding N-acetyltransferase yields the protein MIIRQEQPTDYDEVYELVKISFATSTNEGEWDYLNEVRKKDTFIPELSLVAENEDRKLIGQIVLYKTSITTSDNVYTELLLSPISVHPDFFRRGIARAMMMEAFQIAKSMRYTSVFLCGEPDFYHKFGFKPSYEYGIFHIADKTKNAEWCMALELTLGALSGKTGTINIQ
- a CDS encoding class I SAM-dependent methyltransferase, coding for MSETLWNEQLEFLRAIRTGWCNNDYIEFLVERVWKINKAVNIIDFGCGFGYVGLLLLPILPSGSTYTGIDISEILLEEAKNIFADSGYSARFIKADLNEYEPKENYDIAISQAVLRHIPNAKNILEKMIQSVVNGGLVICMEGDLEIEKAGQYFNGFDYTDLNMPYLHRKIYKKELENGGRDYRFGIKAPIYMQELGLHNVGVRMNDSVKFVNPYGVKDEHTKQYNAMTKAWGWNKHLSEDDRVEYINELIERGLSKQEAEMYVNGEIKISEYVVKHKDRAYIIQAPCTLISYGTK
- a CDS encoding IS110 family transposase is translated as MNNPALCIDVSKSSSFATGFLSYNKPYTKPFDFSHTPEGMKSALCCLKDLQNSTSSIPDVVLEATGNFYKPVTQYFVNLGYSVYVLNPLQTSLQKRKSIRKIKTDPIDTFRIAQVYYTNDLMPFKEQKHDVQELRSLCRQWDGFNALNTETQLKFRSLLTLVFPKYDTVFDHLCNPTSLRVISSFPSPAAVLSAKREELFNLIKLSRHSNDWCNQKVDMLIAAARESLSYDGAQQSNIRVLQSYIKSLLTHKEILIDIRAQINEWAKLSPDFQLLLSIPGVGEVTAATILGEIGDISNFETAKQLVAYAGLDPSVYQSGNFRAKNTKISKRGTPYLRKALFQAASAAVRKRPKGPCNSVLYEYYTNKVNVGKPPKVALVATCNKLLRIIFGMLSTQTEFKAE
- a CDS encoding NUDIX domain-containing protein → MAIRNATKAIIVRDGKVLLNKCKGYHGELYYDMPGGGQQQYETMEEAVVRECLEETGYLVKVVRFAALAEEIYDNTEIRHKYADYSHRVHHIFIVEFVDGILHEPTEIDFQQEECQWIDIKEISQIDLRPRQIKENFVKIISSTVPLYLGSIYMY
- a CDS encoding class I SAM-dependent methyltransferase codes for the protein MEIDNEIIQSEDDVFTMLDTLLQRRDGEWWNKFYSDRNKPVPFFIDAPDENLVSYQKKGLLEKSKVLDIGCGNGRNSIYLAKHGFEVDGIDFSSTSIEWANQKANENSVSVKFINQSFFDFEASCNSYDFIYDSGCLHHVKPHRRNQYIKRIVDLLKPEGYFGLTAFNLKGGANISDYDVYRDFSMHGGIGFSEHKLRTILCPYFDIIEIREMKEIDDNSLFGKSFCWAVLMKNKK